The following proteins are co-located in the Pseudomonas fluorescens genome:
- a CDS encoding sigma-54-dependent transcriptional regulator, producing MSIDNQIQVVLIDDDPHLRQALCQTLDLAGLKVLTLGEATGLTARLSRDWPGVVVSDIRMPGMDGLELLAELHGQDPELPVLLITGHGDVPLAVQAMRAGAYDFLEKPFASDALLDSVRRALALRRLVLDNRSLRLALSDRQQLSTRLVGHSPQMLRLREQIGALAATRADVLILGETGAGKEVVARALHDLSSRRSGPFVAINAGALAESVVESELFGHEPGAFTGAQKRRIGKFEFANGGTLFLDEIESMSLDVQVKLLRLLQERVVERLGGNQLIPLDIRIIAATKEDLRQAADQGRFRADLYYRLNVAPLRIPPLRERGEDALMLFQHFADEASSRHGLPLHELQPGQRALLLRHSWPGNVRELQNAAERFALGLELALDATADNPAAGVLTSTPGGLSEQVEQFEKSLIAAELTRPHSSVRSLAEALGVPRKTLHDKLRKHGLNFADSASHNADDE from the coding sequence ATGAGTATCGATAACCAGATTCAGGTGGTGCTGATCGACGACGATCCCCACCTGCGTCAGGCCCTGTGCCAGACCCTGGACCTGGCCGGGCTGAAAGTCCTGACCCTGGGCGAAGCCACCGGCCTCACCGCGCGCCTGTCCCGCGACTGGCCGGGCGTGGTGGTCAGCGATATCCGCATGCCCGGCATGGACGGCCTGGAGCTGCTCGCCGAACTGCATGGCCAGGACCCTGAACTGCCAGTGTTGTTGATTACCGGCCACGGTGATGTACCGCTGGCGGTGCAGGCCATGCGCGCCGGGGCCTATGATTTTCTCGAAAAGCCGTTCGCCAGCGACGCCCTGCTCGACAGCGTGCGCCGCGCCCTGGCCCTGCGCCGCCTGGTGCTGGACAACCGCAGCCTGCGCCTGGCCCTCAGTGATCGCCAGCAGCTGAGTACGCGACTGGTCGGGCACTCGCCGCAAATGCTGCGCCTGCGCGAGCAGATCGGTGCCCTCGCCGCCACGCGCGCCGATGTGCTGATCCTCGGTGAGACCGGGGCCGGCAAAGAAGTTGTGGCCCGCGCGCTGCACGACCTGTCGAGCCGGCGTAGCGGGCCGTTTGTGGCGATCAACGCCGGGGCCCTGGCCGAGTCAGTGGTCGAAAGCGAACTGTTTGGCCACGAGCCCGGCGCTTTTACCGGCGCGCAGAAACGCCGTATCGGCAAGTTCGAATTCGCCAACGGCGGCACGCTGTTCCTCGATGAAATCGAAAGCATGAGCCTGGATGTGCAGGTCAAACTGCTGCGCCTGTTGCAGGAGCGCGTGGTTGAGCGCCTGGGCGGCAATCAGTTGATCCCGTTGGATATCCGCATTATCGCGGCCACCAAGGAAGACCTGCGCCAGGCCGCCGACCAGGGTCGTTTCCGGGCCGACTTGTATTACCGCCTCAACGTCGCGCCGCTGCGCATTCCGCCGCTGCGCGAACGCGGTGAAGATGCACTGATGTTGTTCCAGCACTTTGCCGACGAAGCCAGCAGCCGCCACGGCCTGCCGCTGCATGAACTGCAACCGGGCCAGCGGGCGCTGCTGTTGCGTCACAGCTGGCCGGGCAATGTGCGCGAACTGCAAAATGCGGCAGAGCGCTTTGCCTTGGGGTTGGAGTTGGCCCTGGATGCCACGGCGGATAATCCCGCCGCCGGTGTCCTCACCTCCACACCCGGGGGCTTGAGCGAACAGGTCGAACAGTTCGAAAAAAGCCTGATTGCCGCCGAACTGACCCGCCCGCACAGTTCGGTGCGCAGCCTGGCCGAAGCCCTGGGCGTGCCGCGCAAGACCCTGCACGACAAACTGCGCAAACACGGCCTGAACTTCGCCGACAGCGCCAGCCATAACGCTGACGACGAATGA
- a CDS encoding sensor histidine kinase, translating into MTPPLPRRPRWRSLALLALCLAPLLWPLEHLAERYYRSELAGQNRQTLDLYVANLLGTLHRYEVLPQILGDLPALRTALDAPHVSTNLANANQLLKDVAAQAGAEVMYLMDTTGKTLAASNWDKQDSFVGRNFSFRPYFSEAMAGHLGRFFGLGTTSAKRGYFFAAAVRDGDTIIGVLVVKVDLDHTESLWGNTPEQLLVTDHNGVVILTSRPQWRFRATRPLTAEERQAIIAIQPYPTRDPQPLALSTTAWLRQSTAIAETGWTVDILAPRSLINRPVRTVVAVGGATLLVLMLLLGLLMQRRRHYLERIAFEAKARRELEARVVERTSDLEGLNRRLKQEVLEREHAQQELVRAQDDLVQAGKLSALGTMSASISHELNQPLAAIRSYAENAEILLDHERTNDARGNLKLISELTGRMASIIAHLRAFARRDRHAPESVALQPALDDALALLAKRRRSMEVELIRDLPEATLWVQAGETRLRQVLGNLLANALDALTEKGPPRKLWLSAQTTEQGVNLYIRDNGPGFCMEALGRASEPFYTTKTRTQGLGLGLAICDTLMRAFGGELLFANHKEGGALLTLKLRAGSPGVSLQPSEDRSV; encoded by the coding sequence ATGACACCACCCCTTCCGCGAAGACCCCGCTGGCGCAGCCTCGCGTTGTTGGCGTTGTGCCTGGCGCCGCTGCTGTGGCCGCTGGAACACCTGGCCGAGCGTTATTACCGCAGTGAACTGGCCGGGCAAAACCGCCAGACCCTCGATCTGTACGTCGCCAACCTGCTCGGCACCCTGCACCGCTATGAAGTGCTGCCGCAAATCCTCGGCGACCTGCCCGCCCTGCGTACCGCGCTGGATGCGCCCCATGTCAGCACTAACTTGGCCAACGCCAACCAGTTGCTCAAGGACGTCGCCGCCCAGGCCGGTGCGGAAGTGATGTACCTGATGGACACCACCGGCAAAACCCTCGCCGCCTCCAACTGGGATAAACAGGACAGCTTTGTCGGCCGCAACTTCTCGTTTCGCCCCTATTTCAGCGAAGCCATGGCCGGGCACCTCGGGCGGTTTTTCGGCCTCGGCACCACCTCGGCCAAGCGCGGCTACTTCTTCGCTGCCGCCGTTCGCGATGGCGATACAATCATCGGCGTGCTGGTGGTCAAGGTTGACCTGGACCACACCGAAAGCCTGTGGGGCAACACCCCAGAACAACTGCTGGTGACCGACCACAACGGCGTGGTGATCCTCACCTCGCGCCCGCAATGGCGATTCCGCGCCACCCGCCCACTGACCGCCGAGGAACGCCAGGCGATCATTGCCATCCAGCCTTACCCGACGCGCGACCCGCAGCCGCTGGCGCTGAGTACCACGGCGTGGTTGCGCCAATCCACGGCCATCGCCGAAACCGGATGGACCGTGGACATTCTCGCGCCGCGCTCATTGATCAATCGCCCGGTGCGTACCGTGGTGGCGGTCGGTGGCGCCACGTTACTGGTGTTGATGCTGTTGCTGGGTTTGCTGATGCAACGCCGTCGCCATTACCTGGAGCGCATCGCGTTCGAAGCCAAGGCCCGACGCGAGCTGGAAGCCCGTGTGGTGGAGCGCACCAGCGACCTGGAAGGCCTGAACCGGCGCCTCAAACAGGAAGTGCTGGAGCGTGAACACGCCCAGCAGGAACTGGTACGCGCCCAGGATGACCTGGTGCAGGCCGGTAAACTGTCAGCGCTGGGCACCATGTCGGCGAGTATCAGCCACGAACTCAATCAGCCGCTGGCGGCGATTCGCAGCTACGCGGAAAACGCCGAGATCCTGCTCGACCATGAACGCACCAACGACGCACGGGGCAACCTCAAGCTGATCAGTGAACTGACCGGGCGCATGGCTTCGATCATCGCGCACCTGCGCGCGTTCGCCCGACGCGACCGTCACGCACCGGAAAGCGTGGCCTTGCAGCCGGCACTCGATGACGCGTTGGCGTTGTTGGCCAAACGGCGGCGGTCGATGGAGGTCGAGCTGATCCGTGACTTGCCGGAAGCCACCCTCTGGGTGCAAGCCGGGGAAACGCGCCTGCGCCAGGTCCTCGGCAATCTGCTCGCCAACGCCCTCGACGCCCTGACCGAAAAAGGCCCGCCGCGCAAACTCTGGTTGAGTGCCCAAACCACCGAACAGGGCGTCAACCTGTACATTCGCGACAATGGCCCGGGCTTTTGCATGGAAGCCCTGGGCCGCGCGAGTGAACCGTTCTACACCACCAAGACCCGCACCCAGGGCCTGGGGTTGGGCCTGGCGATCTGTGACACCTTGATGCGTGCCTTTGGCGGTGAACTGCTGTTCGCCAACCACAAGGAAGGCGGCGCACTGTTAACCTTGAAATTGCGTGCCGGCTCGCCGGGCGTCAGTCTGCAACCGTCCGAGGACCGCAGTGTATGA
- the rfbC gene encoding dTDP-4-dehydrorhamnose 3,5-epimerase — MNVIATELPDVLILEPKVFGDERGFFYESFNAKAFAQATGLQLDFVQDNHSRSQKGVLRGLHYQIENTQGKLVRVTAGEVLDVAVDIRRSSPDFGKWTSVRLSAENNRQLWIPPGFAHGFVVLSDYAEFLYKTTDYYTPSAERCIRWDDPQLNIDWLLDGAPTLSAKDQNGKFLAEADVFP; from the coding sequence ATGAATGTAATCGCGACTGAGCTGCCCGATGTGTTGATCCTCGAACCGAAGGTGTTTGGCGATGAGCGCGGCTTTTTTTATGAAAGCTTCAACGCCAAGGCTTTTGCTCAAGCCACCGGCCTGCAGTTGGACTTCGTGCAGGACAACCACTCCCGTTCGCAAAAGGGCGTGCTGCGCGGCTTGCACTATCAGATCGAAAATACTCAGGGGAAACTGGTCCGTGTGACTGCCGGTGAGGTCCTGGACGTGGCGGTGGATATCCGCCGCAGTTCGCCTGATTTCGGCAAATGGACCAGCGTGCGCTTGTCCGCCGAAAACAACCGCCAGCTGTGGATTCCACCCGGGTTTGCGCATGGTTTTGTAGTGCTCAGCGACTACGCCGAGTTCCTCTACAAAACCACGGATTACTACACGCCTTCTGCAGAGCGTTGTATCCGTTGGGACGACCCGCAGCTCAACATTGACTGGCTGCTGGACGGGGCTCCGACCTTGTCGGCCAAGGATCAAAACGGCAAGTTCCTGGCAGAGGCCGACGTGTTTCCTTGA
- the rfbB gene encoding dTDP-glucose 4,6-dehydratase, translating into MRILITGGAGFIGSALIRHLIQHTEHEVLNLDKLTYAGNLESLTSIASNSRYEFVQADIIDQATVSAVLARFEPQAIMHLAAESHVDRSIDGPSDFIQTNIVGTYSLLEATRAYWQTLAEPAKSAFRFHHISTDEVYGDLHGVDDLFTETTPYAPSSPYSASKAASDHLVRAWQRTYGLPVLLTNCSNNYGPFHFPEKLIPLVILNALAGKPLPVYGDGLQVRDWLFVEDHARALLKVVTEGEVGETYNIGGHNEQKNIDVVRGICGLLEELAPQRPAGVEKFADLITFVKDRPGHDQRYAIDASKIEADLGWVPEETFETGLRKTVQWYLDNLDWCRRVQDGSYQGERLGNTDPKDLIA; encoded by the coding sequence ATGCGCATTCTCATCACCGGCGGTGCCGGGTTTATCGGTTCTGCACTGATTCGCCACCTGATTCAACACACTGAGCACGAAGTGCTCAATCTGGACAAACTCACCTATGCCGGCAACCTGGAGTCGCTGACCAGCATCGCGTCCAACAGCCGCTATGAGTTCGTGCAAGCCGATATCATCGACCAGGCCACCGTCAGCGCCGTGCTGGCACGCTTTGAGCCACAGGCGATCATGCACCTGGCAGCCGAGTCGCACGTCGACCGTTCCATTGACGGCCCGTCGGACTTTATCCAGACCAACATCGTCGGCACCTACAGCCTGCTGGAAGCCACTCGCGCCTATTGGCAAACGCTGGCCGAACCGGCCAAGAGCGCGTTCCGCTTCCACCACATTTCCACCGACGAAGTGTATGGCGACCTCCACGGCGTGGACGACCTGTTCACCGAAACCACCCCTTACGCGCCAAGCTCGCCGTATTCGGCCAGCAAAGCCGCCTCCGACCACCTGGTCCGCGCCTGGCAGCGTACCTATGGCCTGCCGGTGCTGCTGACCAACTGCTCGAACAACTACGGGCCGTTCCACTTCCCCGAGAAGTTGATCCCGCTGGTCATCCTCAATGCCCTCGCCGGCAAGCCGCTGCCGGTCTATGGCGACGGTTTGCAGGTGCGCGACTGGCTGTTCGTCGAAGATCACGCGCGGGCACTGCTCAAAGTCGTCACCGAGGGTGAAGTCGGCGAGACCTACAACATCGGCGGCCACAACGAGCAAAAGAACATCGACGTGGTACGCGGCATCTGTGGCCTGCTGGAAGAACTGGCGCCACAACGCCCTGCCGGCGTAGAAAAATTCGCCGACCTGATCACCTTCGTCAAGGACCGCCCGGGCCACGACCAGCGCTACGCGATCGATGCGAGCAAGATCGAAGCCGACCTGGGCTGGGTCCCTGAAGAAACGTTTGAAACCGGCCTGCGCAAGACCGTGCAGTGGTACCTCGATAACCTCGACTGGTGCCGCAGGGTCCAGGACGGCAGCTATCAAGGTGAGCGACTCGGCAATACCGACCCAAAAGATCTGATCGCGTAA
- the aguA gene encoding agmatine deiminase, with product MTTLHSTPRADGFYMPAEWAPQTQTWMIWPQRPDNWRLGGKPAQAAHVAVAKAIARFEPVTVAVSAEQYENARARLDVPNIRVVEMSSDDAWVRDTGPTFVINNSGEVRGVNWDFNAWGGFDGGLYAPWNRDAQVGGKILEIERAPRYRTESFVLEGGSIHVDGEGTLITTEECLLNRNRNPHLDRAAIEAVLSDNLAVDKIIWLPDGLFNDETDGHVDNFCCYVRPGEVLLAWTDDPQDPNYARCHAAMEVLQSSTDAQGRSFTVHKMPIPGPLYATEEECAGVDPVDGSQERNPTVRLAGSYVNFLIVNGGIIAPSFDDPLDSQAKGILQNLFPQHEVVMVPGRELLLGGGNIHCLTQQQPAPHKN from the coding sequence ATGACCACCCTGCACAGCACGCCTCGCGCCGATGGCTTCTACATGCCCGCCGAATGGGCGCCGCAAACCCAAACCTGGATGATCTGGCCGCAGCGTCCGGACAACTGGCGCCTGGGTGGCAAACCGGCGCAGGCCGCTCACGTGGCGGTGGCCAAGGCTATCGCGCGCTTTGAGCCGGTGACGGTCGCCGTTTCGGCCGAGCAGTATGAAAACGCGCGCGCACGTTTGGATGTGCCCAATATCCGCGTGGTGGAAATGTCCAGCGACGATGCGTGGGTGCGCGACACCGGCCCTACGTTCGTCATCAACAACAGTGGCGAAGTGCGCGGTGTGAACTGGGATTTCAATGCCTGGGGCGGTTTTGACGGCGGCCTGTATGCACCGTGGAATCGCGACGCGCAGGTGGGCGGCAAGATCCTCGAGATCGAGCGCGCGCCGCGTTATCGCACCGAAAGTTTCGTGCTGGAAGGCGGGTCGATCCATGTCGACGGTGAAGGCACCCTGATCACCACCGAAGAATGCCTGTTGAACCGCAATCGCAACCCACACCTGGATCGTGCGGCGATCGAAGCGGTGCTCAGCGACAACCTGGCTGTGGATAAGATCATCTGGTTGCCGGACGGCCTGTTCAACGACGAAACCGACGGCCATGTGGATAACTTCTGCTGCTACGTGCGCCCGGGCGAAGTGTTGCTGGCCTGGACCGATGACCCGCAAGACCCGAACTACGCGCGCTGCCACGCGGCCATGGAGGTGCTGCAAAGCAGCACCGACGCCCAGGGTCGCTCGTTCACCGTGCATAAAATGCCGATCCCGGGGCCGCTGTACGCCACCGAGGAAGAATGCGCGGGTGTGGACCCGGTGGACGGCAGCCAGGAACGCAATCCGACCGTGCGGTTGGCGGGTTCCTACGTGAACTTCCTGATCGTTAACGGCGGCATCATCGCGCCAAGCTTCGATGACCCGCTGGACAGCCAGGCCAAGGGCATTCTGCAAAACCTCTTCCCGCAGCACGAAGTGGTGATGGTGCCGGGCCGCGAACTGTTACTGGGTGGCGGAAATATTCATTGCCTGACCCAACAACAGCCAGCCCCGCACAAAAATTGA
- a CDS encoding OprD family porin has protein sequence MLKQRMGLIALGILSATQAMANDQEQSKGFVEDSHLNIAVRNAYISRDYKNGKQDKAEWGQGFIGKFESGFTQGTVGVGVDVIGQYALRLDGGKGRSGAGGIDFFKQGDSGEAAKDLAKGGAAVKARISNTVIKYGQQMPAVPVLEYDNSRLLSETFEGTSIVSKEIAGLQLDAGHFTKEARKSAEGGDSGRLKSIDYIGGSYKFTESLSAALYASDMQDVLKKQYVNVNYVLALPEKQSLTFDFNGYKTKLDRSFALENQGDADARDNKIWSLGATWAVGPHSFTVAHQRSTGDTGYLYGGYRNAGGIGDGGNTILLANSYWSDFNGKDERSWQAGYGLDFSAFGVPGLTYNIAYVRGTNIDDGSNRGSGTEREIFNQFKYVVQSGPAKDLSLRARASWLRVSSNASNYNVGGNEIRLFADYPINVF, from the coding sequence ATGTTGAAGCAACGGATGGGTCTGATCGCTCTGGGGATTTTGAGCGCTACTCAGGCAATGGCTAACGACCAGGAGCAATCCAAGGGTTTTGTTGAAGACAGCCACCTGAACATCGCAGTACGCAACGCTTACATCAGCCGTGACTACAAAAACGGCAAGCAAGACAAAGCTGAATGGGGCCAGGGCTTCATCGGCAAGTTCGAGTCCGGCTTCACCCAAGGCACTGTCGGTGTGGGTGTGGACGTGATCGGCCAATACGCGCTGCGCCTGGACGGTGGCAAAGGCCGCAGCGGCGCCGGCGGTATCGACTTCTTCAAGCAAGGTGACAGCGGCGAAGCTGCCAAAGACCTGGCCAAGGGCGGCGCAGCCGTCAAGGCGCGCATCTCCAACACCGTGATCAAATACGGTCAGCAGATGCCAGCCGTTCCGGTCCTGGAATACGACAACTCGCGTTTGCTGTCGGAAACCTTCGAGGGCACCTCGATCGTGTCCAAAGAGATCGCCGGTCTGCAACTGGACGCGGGTCACTTCACCAAGGAAGCTCGCAAGAGCGCCGAAGGTGGCGACAGCGGCCGCCTGAAAAGCATCGACTACATCGGTGGTAGCTACAAATTCACCGAAAGCCTGTCCGCCGCCCTGTATGCGTCCGACATGCAAGACGTGCTGAAGAAACAATACGTCAACGTCAACTACGTGCTGGCCCTGCCAGAGAAGCAATCGTTGACCTTTGACTTCAACGGCTACAAAACCAAGCTGGACCGCAGCTTCGCCCTGGAAAACCAAGGTGACGCGGACGCTCGCGACAACAAAATCTGGAGCCTGGGCGCTACCTGGGCTGTTGGCCCGCACAGCTTCACCGTCGCTCACCAGCGCAGCACCGGCGACACCGGCTACCTGTACGGCGGCTACCGCAACGCTGGCGGCATTGGCGATGGCGGCAACACCATCCTGCTGGCCAACTCCTACTGGTCCGACTTCAACGGTAAGGACGAGCGCTCCTGGCAAGCAGGCTACGGCCTGGACTTCAGTGCCTTCGGCGTACCTGGCCTGACCTACAACATCGCCTACGTGCGCGGCACCAACATTGACGACGGTTCCAACCGCGGCAGTGGCACCGAGCGTGAGATCTTCAACCAGTTCAAATACGTCGTTCAGAGCGGCCCAGCCAAAGACCTGAGCCTGCGCGCTCGTGCGTCCTGGTTGCGCGTCTCCAGCAACGCCAGCAACTACAACGTAGGCGGTAACGAAATCCGTCTGTTCGCCGACTACCCGATCAACGTTTTCTAA
- a CDS encoding tautomerase family protein, with protein MPFVSLRITRDGVTPEQKAQVIAEFTETLERVLNKRPDLTHIVIEEIDTDNWGYAGITTTEYRKSQALTGETK; from the coding sequence ATGCCCTTCGTCAGCCTGCGCATCACCCGTGACGGCGTGACCCCTGAGCAAAAAGCCCAGGTCATCGCCGAGTTCACCGAAACCCTCGAACGCGTGCTCAACAAGCGCCCGGACCTGACCCACATCGTCATCGAAGAAATCGACACCGATAACTGGGGCTACGCCGGCATCACCACCACCGAATACCGCAAATCCCAAGCCCTTACCGGAGAAACAAAATGA
- a CDS encoding SDR family NAD(P)-dependent oxidoreductase, which produces MSKVVIITGASQGIGAAVVQAYRALDYRVVATSRSIQPSTDPNILTVPGDIADPATAQRVIREALATFGRVDSLINNAGIFIAKPFTAYTQDDYANVLAVNLNGVFYITQLAITEMLKQRAGHIVNITTSLVDHAIDGVPSVLASLTKGGLSAATKSLAIEYAKRGIRVNAVSPGIIKTPMHGEDTHAALGRLHPVGRMGEASDIAQAIIYLENAGFVTGEILHVDGGQSAGH; this is translated from the coding sequence ATGAGCAAAGTCGTGATCATTACCGGTGCCTCCCAAGGCATCGGCGCCGCTGTGGTTCAAGCCTACCGCGCCCTCGATTATCGCGTGGTGGCCACCTCGCGTTCGATCCAGCCATCCACCGACCCGAACATCCTCACGGTGCCCGGCGACATCGCCGACCCGGCCACTGCCCAGCGCGTCATCCGCGAAGCCCTGGCCACCTTCGGGCGCGTCGACAGCCTGATCAACAACGCCGGCATCTTCATCGCCAAACCCTTCACCGCCTACACCCAGGACGATTACGCCAACGTGCTGGCCGTGAACCTCAACGGCGTCTTCTACATCACCCAACTGGCGATCACCGAGATGCTCAAACAGCGCGCCGGGCACATCGTCAACATCACCACCAGCCTGGTCGACCACGCCATCGACGGCGTGCCCTCAGTGCTGGCTTCACTGACCAAAGGCGGCCTGAGCGCCGCGACCAAATCCCTGGCAATTGAATACGCCAAACGCGGCATCCGCGTGAACGCAGTCAGCCCCGGGATTATCAAAACACCGATGCACGGCGAAGACACCCACGCGGCGTTGGGCCGCCTGCATCCAGTCGGGCGCATGGGCGAAGCGAGTGATATTGCCCAAGCGATCATCTACCTGGAAAACGCCGGGTTCGTCACCGGTGAGATCCTCCACGTGGACGGCGGGCAAAGCGCCGGGCACTGA
- a CDS encoding AbiJ-NTD4 domain-containing protein, with product MLTDVFFRRYANRPMFESVGQNESALFVQSYRIVNEQIWKYYGHSQKVDEGVKKTWTDIHDRLAMEIGLKELSPRYYSYQTEYMGKPHTNSGLYNINLVVEQWLNLKFTAGLDPDMFVKRRLSFVELAFRAREEQVAQANSEFPRQLAEAEIQDKKPRVSMTVPGSRCNGVRATNERLNSTFAANVNELNERLKQAGMPLHYHNGYLQITQDAQLQEHVEQPFWLLVNDAQWKNVSIDMAEAIDRRDTGGRDPSFYAAKALESTIKIICELKKWTTNDEKGVSDFLNHLERKANGAFIDGWERQSMQRFYSDVRNDLGHGPGSKDMPNFTTQQIDQTIEFCMSWVKSLIKRL from the coding sequence ATGCTTACTGATGTCTTCTTTCGCAGGTATGCGAATCGCCCAATGTTCGAAAGCGTCGGACAAAACGAATCTGCACTTTTTGTGCAGTCATACAGAATCGTCAACGAGCAGATTTGGAAGTACTACGGGCACAGCCAGAAGGTCGACGAAGGCGTTAAGAAGACTTGGACTGATATTCACGACCGTCTGGCGATGGAGATCGGGCTCAAGGAACTGTCGCCCAGGTACTACTCCTATCAAACCGAGTATATGGGCAAGCCTCATACGAACTCGGGTTTATACAATATCAACCTAGTGGTCGAGCAGTGGCTCAACCTCAAGTTTACTGCCGGCCTGGACCCCGACATGTTCGTCAAGCGCCGACTAAGCTTCGTCGAATTGGCCTTCCGCGCCCGAGAGGAGCAGGTAGCTCAAGCAAATTCCGAGTTTCCGCGCCAGCTGGCCGAGGCCGAAATTCAAGATAAGAAACCCAGAGTGTCCATGACAGTCCCTGGCTCGCGATGCAACGGCGTTCGAGCTACTAATGAGCGTTTGAACAGCACGTTTGCAGCCAATGTGAATGAGCTGAACGAGCGCCTAAAGCAAGCTGGTATGCCTCTGCACTATCACAATGGGTACTTGCAGATCACACAGGATGCGCAGCTTCAGGAACATGTCGAGCAGCCATTCTGGCTCTTGGTCAACGACGCTCAATGGAAGAACGTCAGCATAGACATGGCCGAGGCGATTGATCGCAGAGACACCGGTGGCCGAGACCCATCGTTCTATGCAGCTAAGGCACTGGAAAGCACGATCAAAATCATTTGCGAACTCAAAAAATGGACTACCAATGATGAGAAAGGCGTGTCTGATTTCCTGAATCATCTTGAGAGAAAGGCGAATGGCGCATTCATAGATGGCTGGGAACGGCAATCAATGCAGCGGTTTTACAGCGACGTGCGAAACGACTTGGGACATGGACCAGGCTCAAAAGACATGCCGAATTTCACAACGCAGCAGATAGATCAAACCATCGAGTTCTGCATGTCCTGGGTCAAGAGCTTGATCAAGCGGCTATAG
- a CDS encoding ImmA/IrrE family metallo-endopeptidase, translating into MIISTQKAVEFAKHALQLAWDGNLPVKPDVIAQGLVIFRKDETTGDSKNIPIKVRALNSQTLNASGQASLENTENGYVFFCDYNSEEISYRNRFTIAHELGHVLLGHVNEGNPRERDTTFGNYNPVERAANIFAAELVMPEMKVKELFRGASSVQQLSEIFGVSNAAMSYRLQNLGLVR; encoded by the coding sequence ATGATTATTTCCACGCAAAAAGCAGTTGAGTTCGCGAAGCATGCGCTCCAGCTCGCCTGGGATGGCAATCTCCCTGTCAAGCCAGATGTGATCGCGCAAGGCCTCGTGATCTTTAGAAAAGACGAAACGACAGGGGATTCTAAAAACATCCCTATCAAAGTGCGGGCACTTAATTCGCAGACCTTGAATGCGAGTGGGCAAGCTTCGCTTGAGAATACTGAAAATGGGTATGTTTTTTTCTGTGACTACAACTCAGAAGAAATCAGTTATCGGAACAGGTTCACGATCGCTCACGAGTTGGGACATGTCCTACTGGGTCACGTGAACGAAGGAAACCCTAGAGAGCGCGACACCACTTTCGGGAACTACAACCCAGTAGAGCGGGCAGCCAACATATTTGCTGCTGAACTGGTAATGCCTGAAATGAAAGTGAAAGAGCTATTCAGGGGCGCAAGCTCAGTTCAACAGCTCTCCGAAATTTTCGGGGTATCCAACGCTGCAATGTCCTATCGACTTCAAAATTTGGGTCTAGTTAGATGA